In a single window of the Rhineura floridana isolate rRhiFlo1 chromosome 3, rRhiFlo1.hap2, whole genome shotgun sequence genome:
- the PSPN gene encoding persephin yields the protein MGAPQLLCSLSLVLAIQIVPSQPTEGKSLMMQMSGTGIRDVPRTLLGMTTACKFISKGASLSTAGLQNIPSRPFPGPAMSRPKRRTWERTEERECRLQSLLVRIKDLGLGYNSEETILFKYCSGSCPKARSNHDLTLSILLQRSEIPALGDPCCRPTHFEDVAFLDDGHQWHEVEKLSASACSCVG from the exons atgggggcacctCAGCTTCTCTGCAGCCTTTCTCTCGTCCTAGCGATCCAAATAGTTCCTTCCCAGCCCACTGAAGGCAAGAGTCTAATGATGCAGATGTCGGGGACTGGGATCAGAGATGTGCCAAGGACACTGCTAGGTATGACAACTGCTTGCAAATTT ATCTCCAAAGGAGCATCTCTGAGCACTGCAGGGCTCCAGAACATCCCATCCAGACCATTCCCTGGTCCAGCTATGAGCCGCCCAAAGCGGCGCACGTGGGAGAGGACAGAGGAGCGAGAGTGCCGCCTGCAAAGCCTGCTGGTTCGCATCAAGGACCTGGGCTTAGGCTACAACTCTGAAGAGACCATCCTGTTCAAGTACTGCAGCGGGAGCTGTCCCAAGGCCCGCAGCAACCACGACCTGAccctctccattctgctgcagagGAGCGAGATCCCGGCCTTGGGTGACCCTTGCTGCCGCCCCACACACTTCGAGGATGTGGCCTTTCTGGACGATGGCCACCAGTGGCATGAGGTGGAGAAGCTCTCAGCCTCTGCCTGCAGCTGCGTGGGctga
- the GTF2F1 gene encoding general transcription factor IIF subunit 1 isoform X3, whose protein sequence is MAFNAADKVNFASWHQAKMERDLSNKKIYQEEEMPESGAGSEFNRKLREEARRKKYGIILKEFKPEDQPWILKVNGKAGRKFKGVKKGGVTENTSYYIFTQCPDGAFEAFPVNNWYNFTPIAKHRTLTAEEAEEEWERRNKVLNHFSIMQQRRLKVQGEGEEEEKEKKGKKKGSDLKIHDLEDELEMSSDDSECSDADGEKPTKPKKKPPLTKKKKKKKGSDDEAFEDSDDGDFEGQEVDYMSDGSSSSMEEAVGKPKVTKEEDIPKGIDEASESSEDSEEEKPVEEKEEEEEEKKVLTPQDKKKKKDTSDESETSEDSDIDSEASSALFMTKKKTPPKKERKGSASSSQGNSRPGTPLADAGSTSSTLRAAANKLEQGKRQAGSSELPAAKRLKMDAGPQTTTTSGKSTPQPQSGKSTPSSGDVQLTEDAVRRYLTRKPMTTKDLLKKFQTKKTGLSSEQTVNVLAQILKRLNPERKNINDKMHFFLKE, encoded by the exons ATGGCCTTCAATGCTGCTGACAAGGTCAACTTTGCCAGTTGGCACCAG GCTAAGATGGAGCGAGATCTCAGCAATAAGAAGATTTACCAGGAGGAAGAGATGCCAGAGTCAGGAGCTGGCAGTGAGTTCAACCGTAAGCTGCGTGAGGAGGCACGGCGCAAGAAATATGGCATCATCTTAAAGGAGTTCAAGCCTGAAGACCAGCCCTGGATTCTGAAAGTCAACGGCAAGGCTGGACGCAA GTTCAAAGGTGTGAAAAAGGGTGGTGTGACAGAAAACACCTCCTACTACATCTTCACACAGTGTCCAGATGGTGCCTTTGAAGCCTTCCCAGTCAACAATTGGTATAACTTTACACCCATTGCCAAGCACCGCACATTGACTGCAGAGGAAGCGGAGGAGGAATGGGAGAG GCGGAACAAGGTTCTGAACCATTTCAGCATCATGCAGCAGCGGCGGCTGAAGGTCCAAGgcgagggagaagaggaagagaaggagaagaaaggcAAAAAGAAAGGGAGCGATCTGAAAATCCATGACCTGGAAGATGAGCTGGAGATGAGCTCAGATGACAGCGAGTGCAGCGATGCTGATG GTGAGAAGCCCACTAAACCCAAGAAGAAACCCCCTCtgaccaagaagaagaagaagaagaagggatcGGATGATGAAGCCTTTGAAGACAGTGATGATGGGGACTTTGAGGGCCAAGAGGTTGACTACATGTCTGATGGATCTAG CAGCTCCATGGAGGAAGCAGTGGGCAAGCCCAAGGTGACCAAAGAGGAAGACATCCCAAAAG GTATAGATGAAGCAAGTGAGAGTAGTGAAGATAGTGAGGAGGAGAAGCCtgtggaggagaaggaagaggaagaagaggagaagaaggTCCTGACTCCCCaggataaaaagaaaaagaaag ACACCAGTGATGAGTCTGAGACATCTGAGGATAGTGACATTGACAGTGAAGCATCTTCAGCACTCTTCATGACG aaaaagaaaactcCTCCCAAGAAGGAGCGCAAGGGCTCAGCTAGCAGCTCGCAAGGGAACAGCCGCCCAGGGACACCTTTAGCTGATGCAGGCAGCACTTCATCCACACTACGGGCTGCAGCGAACAAACTGGAACAAG GAAAGCGACAGGCAGGGTCCAGTGAGCTCCCTGCAGCAAAAAGGCTGAAAATGGATGCTGGGCCCCAGACCACCACAACCTCAGGAAAATCTACTCCCCAACCACAGTCAGGCAAGTCAACACCCAGCAGTGG CGATGTGCAGCTGACAGAGGATGCTGTGCGGCGCTACTTGACCCGCAAGCCCATGACCACTAAGGATCTGCTAAAGAAATTCCAGACCAAGAAAACGGGGCTGAGCAGCGAGCAGACGGTCAATGTGCTGGCCCAGATCCTTAAGCGCCTCAATCCTGAGCGCAAGAACATCAATGACAAGATGCATTTCTTCCTCAAGGAATGA
- the GTF2F1 gene encoding general transcription factor IIF subunit 1 isoform X1: MPPRDQLRRCFEEAWLDTGTAHPEMASLGTSSQTATEYVVRVPKNTSKKYNIMAFNAADKVNFASWHQAKMERDLSNKKIYQEEEMPESGAGSEFNRKLREEARRKKYGIILKEFKPEDQPWILKVNGKAGRKFKGVKKGGVTENTSYYIFTQCPDGAFEAFPVNNWYNFTPIAKHRTLTAEEAEEEWERRNKVLNHFSIMQQRRLKVQGEGEEEEKEKKGKKKGSDLKIHDLEDELEMSSDDSECSDADGEKPTKPKKKPPLTKKKKKKKGSDDEAFEDSDDGDFEGQEVDYMSDGSSSSMEEAVGKPKVTKEEDIPKGIDEASESSEDSEEEKPVEEKEEEEEEKKVLTPQDKKKKKDTSDESETSEDSDIDSEASSALFMTKKKTPPKKERKGSASSSQGNSRPGTPLADAGSTSSTLRAAANKLEQGKRQAGSSELPAAKRLKMDAGPQTTTTSGKSTPQPQSGKSTPSSGDVQLTEDAVRRYLTRKPMTTKDLLKKFQTKKTGLSSEQTVNVLAQILKRLNPERKNINDKMHFFLKE; the protein is encoded by the exons AAACACTTCCAAAAAATATAATATTATGGCCTTCAATGCTGCTGACAAGGTCAACTTTGCCAGTTGGCACCAG GCTAAGATGGAGCGAGATCTCAGCAATAAGAAGATTTACCAGGAGGAAGAGATGCCAGAGTCAGGAGCTGGCAGTGAGTTCAACCGTAAGCTGCGTGAGGAGGCACGGCGCAAGAAATATGGCATCATCTTAAAGGAGTTCAAGCCTGAAGACCAGCCCTGGATTCTGAAAGTCAACGGCAAGGCTGGACGCAA GTTCAAAGGTGTGAAAAAGGGTGGTGTGACAGAAAACACCTCCTACTACATCTTCACACAGTGTCCAGATGGTGCCTTTGAAGCCTTCCCAGTCAACAATTGGTATAACTTTACACCCATTGCCAAGCACCGCACATTGACTGCAGAGGAAGCGGAGGAGGAATGGGAGAG GCGGAACAAGGTTCTGAACCATTTCAGCATCATGCAGCAGCGGCGGCTGAAGGTCCAAGgcgagggagaagaggaagagaaggagaagaaaggcAAAAAGAAAGGGAGCGATCTGAAAATCCATGACCTGGAAGATGAGCTGGAGATGAGCTCAGATGACAGCGAGTGCAGCGATGCTGATG GTGAGAAGCCCACTAAACCCAAGAAGAAACCCCCTCtgaccaagaagaagaagaagaagaagggatcGGATGATGAAGCCTTTGAAGACAGTGATGATGGGGACTTTGAGGGCCAAGAGGTTGACTACATGTCTGATGGATCTAG CAGCTCCATGGAGGAAGCAGTGGGCAAGCCCAAGGTGACCAAAGAGGAAGACATCCCAAAAG GTATAGATGAAGCAAGTGAGAGTAGTGAAGATAGTGAGGAGGAGAAGCCtgtggaggagaaggaagaggaagaagaggagaagaaggTCCTGACTCCCCaggataaaaagaaaaagaaag ACACCAGTGATGAGTCTGAGACATCTGAGGATAGTGACATTGACAGTGAAGCATCTTCAGCACTCTTCATGACG aaaaagaaaactcCTCCCAAGAAGGAGCGCAAGGGCTCAGCTAGCAGCTCGCAAGGGAACAGCCGCCCAGGGACACCTTTAGCTGATGCAGGCAGCACTTCATCCACACTACGGGCTGCAGCGAACAAACTGGAACAAG GAAAGCGACAGGCAGGGTCCAGTGAGCTCCCTGCAGCAAAAAGGCTGAAAATGGATGCTGGGCCCCAGACCACCACAACCTCAGGAAAATCTACTCCCCAACCACAGTCAGGCAAGTCAACACCCAGCAGTGG CGATGTGCAGCTGACAGAGGATGCTGTGCGGCGCTACTTGACCCGCAAGCCCATGACCACTAAGGATCTGCTAAAGAAATTCCAGACCAAGAAAACGGGGCTGAGCAGCGAGCAGACGGTCAATGTGCTGGCCCAGATCCTTAAGCGCCTCAATCCTGAGCGCAAGAACATCAATGACAAGATGCATTTCTTCCTCAAGGAATGA
- the GTF2F1 gene encoding general transcription factor IIF subunit 1 isoform X2 has translation MASLGTSSQTATEYVVRVPKNTSKKYNIMAFNAADKVNFASWHQAKMERDLSNKKIYQEEEMPESGAGSEFNRKLREEARRKKYGIILKEFKPEDQPWILKVNGKAGRKFKGVKKGGVTENTSYYIFTQCPDGAFEAFPVNNWYNFTPIAKHRTLTAEEAEEEWERRNKVLNHFSIMQQRRLKVQGEGEEEEKEKKGKKKGSDLKIHDLEDELEMSSDDSECSDADGEKPTKPKKKPPLTKKKKKKKGSDDEAFEDSDDGDFEGQEVDYMSDGSSSSMEEAVGKPKVTKEEDIPKGIDEASESSEDSEEEKPVEEKEEEEEEKKVLTPQDKKKKKDTSDESETSEDSDIDSEASSALFMTKKKTPPKKERKGSASSSQGNSRPGTPLADAGSTSSTLRAAANKLEQGKRQAGSSELPAAKRLKMDAGPQTTTTSGKSTPQPQSGKSTPSSGDVQLTEDAVRRYLTRKPMTTKDLLKKFQTKKTGLSSEQTVNVLAQILKRLNPERKNINDKMHFFLKE, from the exons AAACACTTCCAAAAAATATAATATTATGGCCTTCAATGCTGCTGACAAGGTCAACTTTGCCAGTTGGCACCAG GCTAAGATGGAGCGAGATCTCAGCAATAAGAAGATTTACCAGGAGGAAGAGATGCCAGAGTCAGGAGCTGGCAGTGAGTTCAACCGTAAGCTGCGTGAGGAGGCACGGCGCAAGAAATATGGCATCATCTTAAAGGAGTTCAAGCCTGAAGACCAGCCCTGGATTCTGAAAGTCAACGGCAAGGCTGGACGCAA GTTCAAAGGTGTGAAAAAGGGTGGTGTGACAGAAAACACCTCCTACTACATCTTCACACAGTGTCCAGATGGTGCCTTTGAAGCCTTCCCAGTCAACAATTGGTATAACTTTACACCCATTGCCAAGCACCGCACATTGACTGCAGAGGAAGCGGAGGAGGAATGGGAGAG GCGGAACAAGGTTCTGAACCATTTCAGCATCATGCAGCAGCGGCGGCTGAAGGTCCAAGgcgagggagaagaggaagagaaggagaagaaaggcAAAAAGAAAGGGAGCGATCTGAAAATCCATGACCTGGAAGATGAGCTGGAGATGAGCTCAGATGACAGCGAGTGCAGCGATGCTGATG GTGAGAAGCCCACTAAACCCAAGAAGAAACCCCCTCtgaccaagaagaagaagaagaagaagggatcGGATGATGAAGCCTTTGAAGACAGTGATGATGGGGACTTTGAGGGCCAAGAGGTTGACTACATGTCTGATGGATCTAG CAGCTCCATGGAGGAAGCAGTGGGCAAGCCCAAGGTGACCAAAGAGGAAGACATCCCAAAAG GTATAGATGAAGCAAGTGAGAGTAGTGAAGATAGTGAGGAGGAGAAGCCtgtggaggagaaggaagaggaagaagaggagaagaaggTCCTGACTCCCCaggataaaaagaaaaagaaag ACACCAGTGATGAGTCTGAGACATCTGAGGATAGTGACATTGACAGTGAAGCATCTTCAGCACTCTTCATGACG aaaaagaaaactcCTCCCAAGAAGGAGCGCAAGGGCTCAGCTAGCAGCTCGCAAGGGAACAGCCGCCCAGGGACACCTTTAGCTGATGCAGGCAGCACTTCATCCACACTACGGGCTGCAGCGAACAAACTGGAACAAG GAAAGCGACAGGCAGGGTCCAGTGAGCTCCCTGCAGCAAAAAGGCTGAAAATGGATGCTGGGCCCCAGACCACCACAACCTCAGGAAAATCTACTCCCCAACCACAGTCAGGCAAGTCAACACCCAGCAGTGG CGATGTGCAGCTGACAGAGGATGCTGTGCGGCGCTACTTGACCCGCAAGCCCATGACCACTAAGGATCTGCTAAAGAAATTCCAGACCAAGAAAACGGGGCTGAGCAGCGAGCAGACGGTCAATGTGCTGGCCCAGATCCTTAAGCGCCTCAATCCTGAGCGCAAGAACATCAATGACAAGATGCATTTCTTCCTCAAGGAATGA